A portion of the Mus pahari chromosome 17, PAHARI_EIJ_v1.1, whole genome shotgun sequence genome contains these proteins:
- the LOC110334458 gene encoding uncharacterized protein CXorf49 homolog, with protein MGSPEEQSVPGDDFYEESGDLNKGLSLVLRPAKSNEDESSLASPKGSKLTLVSQLDESENPSVVLWAGGYWPDSLVPEEEGLGSPVVGLDFLSQPSVETVATGQQVTNPETKGAREHPSPESFCAETEAGSSRRAPQASSSGSGSGSSSEEAKAVSAGTFFPKGLEQSRAWVTPRKSTTSRIVIGENVHHPTSEPEPLDELNEVQMMRVTICLKDGNHGNQAKNSGPADTGDLARHSNVQTRDSFIRMPSSLLVSTTRGLTSGVERQASKELEPFSSKKKQGTLWGKGGSKPSYPEAAAGVGALPKASPRKKMAQKKKPLWDASAVTLGRAFHQWGQRLKSAPAEPATFPPISGVGLPGRSNKCSLLPLRPKQCKNLYTGKRSGAKKTKELQLVAKEDTESTRDPNSQVQFPTHRAEPPCQSVHQEFNSGDINTRSLQDPGNAQSSALNQRGIMSKKSTPTGDQEEPVGLPAPDSEILQLPGTQGCPRCPELQKEIEDLRKQLSALQAVSEKFQTHSS; from the coding sequence ATGGGCTCTCCTGAGGAGCAGTCTGTTCCAGGCGATGATTTTTATGAGGAGAGTGGAGACCTCAACAAGGGCTTGAGCCTTGTCTTAAGGCCTGCCAAGAGCAACGAGGATGAAAGCAGCCTCGCAAGTCCCAAAGGCAGCAAACTGACATTGGTGTCCCAGCTGGACGAGTCAGAGAACCCATCGGTGGTGCTTTGGGCCGGAGGATACTGGCCAGATTCCCTGGTGCCCGAGGAAGAGGGGCTAGGTTCCCCAGTGGTTGGTTTGGACTTCCTCTCCCAACCCAGTGTAGAGACTGTGGCCACTGGGCAGCAGGTAACCAACCCAGAGACAAAGGGAGCCAGAGAACACCCATCCCCAGAGAGCTTTTGTGCTGAGACCGAGGCAGGCTCCAGCAGGAGAGCTCCGCAGGCTTCcagctccggctccggctccggctccagctctgaggaggcaaaggcagtctCTGCTGGCACTTTCTTCCCCAAGGGACTGGAGCAAAGCAGAGCTTGGGTGACCCCGAGGAAGAGTACCACTAGTAGAATAGTGATCGGTGAGAATGTCCACCACCCCACTTCCGAACCTGAACCATTAGACGAATTAAATGAAGTACAGATGATGAGAGTGACCATTTGCCTTAAAGATGGGAACCATGGGAACCAGGCTAAGAACAGTGGCCCAGCAGACACTGGAGACCTAGCTAGACACTCAAATGTCCAGACCAGGGACAGTTTCATCCGGATGCCTTCCTCCCTGCTAGTCTCTACTACCCGGGGACTTACCTCTGGCGTGGAAAGACAGGCCTCGAAAGAGTTAGAACCCTTTTCCTCTAAGAAAAAGCAAGGCACCTTATGGGGTAAGGGAGGAAGCAAGCCCAGCTACCCAGAGGCTGCTGCAGGCGTAGGTGCCCTGCCCAAGGCCAGTCCTAGAAAGAAGATGGCCCAGAAGAAAAAACCTCTGTGGGACGCCTCAGCAGTTACCCTGGGGAGAGCCTTCCATCAATGGGGCCAGAGACTGAAGTCAGCTCCTGCAGAACCAGCCACCTTCCCCCCAATCTCTGGTGTTGGCCTGCCTGGGAGGTCCAATAAATGCTCCCTGCTGCCTCTAAGACCCAAACAGTGCAAGAACTTATACACTGGGAAGAGATCTGGggcaaagaagacaaaagaattaCAGTTGGTAGCCAAAGAAGACACTGAGTCAACCAGAGACCCCAACTCacaggttcagtttccaacacACAGGGCAGAGCCGCCTTGCCAGAGTGTGCATCAAGAATTCAACAGCGGGGATATAAACACCCGAAGCCTCCAGGATCCAGGAAACGCTCAGTCCTCAGCCCTGAACCAGAGAGGCATCATGTCCAAGAAATCTACACCCACGGGTGACCAGGAAGAACCTGTGGGTCTCCCAGCCCCAGATTCAGAGATACTGCAACTGCCTGGAACACAAGGCTGTCCCCGTTGTCCCGAGTTACAGAAGGAAATAGAGGACCTCAGGAAACAGCTGTCAGCCCTACAGGCTGTCAGTGAGAAGTTCCAGACCCATTCAAGTTAA